Proteins co-encoded in one Drosophila gunungcola strain Sukarami chromosome X unlocalized genomic scaffold, Dgunungcola_SK_2 000032F, whole genome shotgun sequence genomic window:
- the LOC128260505 gene encoding DNA-directed RNA polymerase III subunit RPC1 — protein sequence MPKEQFRASALNKKISHVQFGISGADEIQQEALVRIISKNLYQAQRQPVPYGVLDRRMGISTKDAMCETCGQGLNECIGHFGYLDLALPVFHIGHFRSTINILQMICKACAQVMLKPEDRQLYEKKLHNPNFSYLGKKALHVQMLAKAKKVTKCPHCGSPNGGVKKGPGLLKILHDPYKGRKVDSLFTSNMNEMLRSTEANRDLNLTLGSYSTAEELTPLMVLDLFEQIPQRDVALLGMCSHDAHPKHLIVTRVFVPPACIRPSVLSEVKAGTTEDDLTMKQSEILLINDVIQRHMATGGKIELIHEDWDFLQLHVALYFHSEISGIPINMAPKKTTRGIVQRLKGKQGRFRCNLSGKRVDFSGRTVISPDPNLMINQVGVPVRVAKILTYPERVNPANMRHMRELVRNGPSLHPGANYVQQRGSSFKKYLAYGNREKVAQELKCGDIVERHLRDDDIVLFNRQPSLHKMSIMCHRAKVQPQRTFRFNECACTPYNADFDGDEMNLHLPQTEEARAEALILMGNQSNLVTPKNGEILIAATQDFITGGYLLTQKEVFLTKEDAMQLAACFLACEDSTMHIKLPPPALLKPRRLWTGKQMFSLLMRPNDDSEVRLNMVNKGRNYTRNMDLCSNDSWVHIRNSELMCGVMDKATMGSGTKQCIFYLLLRDFGELHATKAMWRLARITSYYLQNRGFSFGISDVTPSKKLLQHKEVLLEHGYTKCNEYIDKLKAGTLQCQPGCTPEETLEAVMLRELSGIREQAAKTCFAELHPTNSALIMALSGSKGSNINISQMIACVGQQAISGKRVPNGFENRALPHFERHSAIPAARGFVQNSFYSGLTPTEFFFHTMAGREGLVDTAVKTAETGYLQRRLVKCLEDLVVHYDGTVRNAVNEMVDTIYGGDGLDPVSMETRNKPVDLVHQYDSLRAQHPHGKQRPLLGSEIPDTLESLLKTSEFAESREDFKVDVRNHISTVSNRITQLQRRYDKNKDICHQIECITAEQLLIFLRRINDRYNRAVSEPGTAVGAIAAQSIGEPGTQMTLKTFHFAGVASMNITQGVPRIVEIINATKTISTPIITAELANNHSMEYARQVKARIEKTTLAELSSYVEVVCGPYSCYLAIGIDMARIKLLGLHINLDTIVFSILKSRMRVKPSQVQSVAKNSRIVVRVEATRTATINAELARLALSLQNVVVAGLPNIARAVIAVDDARQPPTYKLCIEGYGLRDVIATFGVVGERTRSNNICEIYQTLGIEAARTIIMSEITEVMEGHGMSVDWRHIMLLASQMTARGEVLGITRHGLAKMRESVFNLASFEKTADHLFDAAYYGQTDAINGVSERIILGMPAGIGTGIFKLLQHHEDKQVPPIEPTISSSLNLLPSSGSS from the exons ATGCCCAAGGAACAGTTTCGCGCTTCTGCGCTGAACAAGAAGAT TTCACATGTGCAATTCGGAATCAGCGGGGCGGATGAGATCCAACAGGAGGCTTTGGTGCGCATAATCTCGAAGAATCTGTACCAGGCCCAGAGGCAGCCGGTGCCCTATGGAGTGCTCGACCGCCGGATGGGAATCAGCACGAAGGACGCCATGTGCGAGACCTGTGGCCAGGGGCTGAACGAGTGCATCGGTCACTTTGGCTACTTGGACCTGGCCCTGCCGGTCTTCCACATCGGGCACTTTCGTTCCACCATCAACATTCTGCAGATGATCTGCAAGGCGTGTGCCCAGGTGATGCTCAAGCCCGAGGACAGGCAGCTGTACGAGAAGAAGCTGCACAACCCGAACTTCTCCTATTTGGGCAAGAAGGCCCTGCACGTCCAGATGCTGGCCAAGGCCAAGAAGGTGACCAAGTGCCCGCACTGTGGCTCCCCGAACGGTGGTGTGAAGAAGGGCCCCGGGCTTCTCAAGATCCTGCACGATCCCTACAAGGGACGCAAGGTGGACTCCCTGTTCACCAGCAACATGAACGAAATGCTCCGCTCCACGGAGGCGAATCGGGACCTCAATCTAACGCTGGGCAGCTACAGCACGGCCGAGGAGCTTACGCCGCTCATGGTGCTCGACCTCTTCGAACAGATCCCCCAGAGGGATGTGGCCTTGCTGGGAATGTGCTCCCACGATGCCCATCCAAAGCATCTGATTGTGACGCGAGTCTTCGTGCCGCCCGCCTGCATTCGTCCCTCGGTTTTGTCCGAAGTAAAGGCGGGCACCACCGAAGACGATCTGACCATGAAACAGAGTGAAATTCTGCTCATCAATGATGTAATTCAGCGTCACATGGCCACTGGCGGAAAGATCGAGCTGATACACGAGGATTGGGACTTCCTGCAGCTCCACGTGGCTCTATATTTCCACAGTGAGATCAGCGGCATACCCATCAATATGGCACCGAAGAAGACCACACGCGGCATTGTACAGCGACTTAAGGGTAAGCAAGGTCGCTTCCGTTGTAACCTATCCGGGAAAAGAGTGGATTTTAGCGGGCGCACTGTCATTTCGCCGGATCCCAACCTAATGATCAATCAGGTGGGCGTTCCAGTGCGTGTGGCCAAGATTCTGACCTACCCAGAGCGCGTCAATCCAGCCAATATGCGACATATGAGGGAGCTAGTACGCAACGGACCGAGTCTGCATCCTGGCGCCAACTATGTGCAACAGCGGGGATCGAGTTTCAAGAAGTACCTGGCCTATGGCAATCGCGAAAAAGTGGCACAGGAGCTGAAGTGCGGTGACATCGTGGAACGGCATCTGCGCGACGATGATATCGTGCTATTTAACCGCCAGCCTTCGCTCCACAAGATGTCCATTATGTGTCATCGCGCCAAAGTGCAGCCACAAAGGACATTCCGCTTCAACGAATGCGCCTGTACACCATACAATGCCGATTTCGACGGCGATGAAATGAACCTTCACTTGCCGCAAACGGAGGAAGCCAGAGCCGAGGCCCTAATACTAATGGGAAACCAGTCGAATTTGGTGACGCCAAAGAACGGTGAGATTTTAATTGCCGCCACACAGGACTTCATCACCGGCGGCTACTTGCTCACCCAAAAGGAGGTGTTCCTGACCAAGGAGGATGCCATGCAGCTGGCCGCATGCTTCTTGGCCTGCGAGGACTCCACGATGCACATAAAGCTACCACCGCCTGCTCTGCTCAAGCCACGTCGACTGTGGACGGGCAAACAAATGTTTAGCCTGCTGATGCGACCAAACGACGACTCAGAGGTGCGTCTCAATATGGTCAACAAAGGACGAAACTATACGCGAAACATGGATCTGTGCAGCAATGATTCAT GGGTTCACATTCGCAACTCGGAGTTGATGTGCGGTGTTATGGACAAGGCCACCATGGGCTCTGGCACAAAACAGTGCATTTTCTACTTGCTGCTGAGAGATTTTGGAGAACTGCATGCCACCAAGGCGATGTGGAGATTAGCCAGG ATCACGTCGTACTATCTACAGAACCGTGGCTTCTCATTTGGCATCAGCGACGTCACTCCCAGCAAAAAACTTCTGCAGCACAAGGAGGTGTTGCTGGAACATGGATACACCAAGTGCAATGAGTATATCGACAAGCTGAAGGCGGGAACTCTGCAGTGCCAGCCTGGCTGCACCCCCGAGGAGACTCTGGAGGCGGTGATGCTGCGCGAGCTGTCGGGCATCCGAGAGCAGGCTGCCAAGACATGCTTTGCCGAGCTGCATCCCACGAACAGTGCATTGATAATGGCGCTCAGCGGATCGAAGGGTTCGAATATCAACATCTCGCAGATGATCGCCTGCGTTGGCCAGCAGGCGATAAGTGGAAAGCGAGTACCCAACGGCTTCGAGAATCGTGCGCTGCCCCATTTCGAAAGACACT CTGCCATTCCTGCGGCCAGAGGCTTTGTGCAGAACAGTTTCTACTCCGGCCTCACGCCCACGGAGTTCTTCTTTCACACAATGGCCGGACGCGAGGGATTGGTGGACACGGCCGTGAAGACGGCGGAGACTGGATATCTGCAGCGACGGCTGGTGAAGTGCCTCGAGGACTTGGTCGTCCACTACGACGGCACGGTGCGCAATGCAGTCAACGAAATGGTGGACACCATTTACGGCGGCGATGGCCTGGATCCTGTCTCAATGGAGACCCGGAACAAGCCAGTCGATCTGGTCCATCAATATGACAGTCTGCGTGCTCAGCATCCACATGGCAAGCAACGTCCGCTTCTGGGCTCCGAAATTCCCGACACCTTAGAATCCCTTTTGAAGACCTCTGAATTCGCAGAGTCCCGGGAGGATTTCAAAGTAGATGTTAG AAACCACATTAGTACTGTGAGCAATCGCATTACCCAATTGCAGAGACGCTATGATAAAAATAAGGACATATGCCACCAGATCGAGTGCATCACCGCTGAGCAGCTACTCATATTTTTGCGCCGCATTAATGATCGATACAACCGCGCTGTGAGCGAACCCGGCACAGCAGTTGGAGCCATAGCCGCGCAGAGTATTGGCGAGCCGGGCACTCAGATGACTTTGAAGACGTTCCATTTTGCTGGCGTTGCCTCCATGAACATCACCCAAGGTGTGCCCCGTATAGTTGAGATCATTAACGCGACGAAAACCATATCGACGCCAATCATAACTGCGGAGCTGGCGAATAACCATAGCATGGAATATGCCAGGCAAGTGAAGGCGCGGATTGAGAAAACCACATTGGCAGAGCTATCTTCCTATGTGGAGGTTGTATGTGGACCCTATAGCTGCTACCTGGCGATTGGCATCGATATGGCTAGGATTAAGCTTCTGGGCCTGCATATAAACCTGGACACGATTGTGTTTAGCATATTGAAGTCGCGGATGCGGGTTAAGCCGTCCCAAGTGCAGAGTGTGGCGAAGAACTCCAGGATTGTTGTGCGGGTCGAGGCCACTCGTACGGCCACAATAAACGCCGAGCTGGCTCGCCTGGCCCTCAGTCTGCAGAATGTCGTTGTGGCGGGCCTGCCGAACATAGCTCGTGCTGTGATTGCCGTCGACGATGCCCGCCAGCCGCCCACATATAAGCTGTGCATCGAAGGCTACGGACTTCGCGATGTCATTGCCACATTCGGTGTCGTAGGCGAGCGTACGCGGAGCAACAACATATGTGAAATATATCAAACGCTGGGCATCGAAGCGGCCCGGACCATCATCATGAGCGAAATCACAGAGGTCATGGAGGGACATGGCATGAGTGTCGATTGGCGCCACATCATGCTCCTGGCCAGCCAAATGACGGCGCGTGGTGAAGTGCTGGGCATCACTCGGCATGGCCTGGCCAAAATGCGTGAAAGCGTTTTCAATTTGGCATCG TTTGAGAAGACAGCGGACCACCTGTTCGATGCCGCATACTACGGCCAGACCGACGCCATCAATGGAGTCTCGGAACGTATAATCCTGGGCATGCCCGCGGGCATAGGAACTGGCATCTTCAAGTTGCTGCAACATCATGAGGACAAACAGGTGCCTCCCATTGAGCCAACTATATCCAGTTCCCTGAATCTGCTGCCGAGCAGCGGGTCTTCTTAG
- the LOC128260519 gene encoding brachyurin produces MRQGKQWCEIKSQLPTDNKARSKAMGTNCERSLMLILLANITVFGLQNELPSRDIQGRIISGSQAKIGQFPWQVILKRDEWDDLLCGASIISENWVLTAAHCASGHDSLFLMFGSVQLNNESAQNMTSTNIFVHPNYNENLNNDVALILLPEPLQFSSNVQAIQLVGESQASNSFVGTTATVAGFGLMDDEYLDYSPTLLFAQVEVIDNKECLPIFGTAVVLYSTMCARGLGGSNMSICSGDSGGPLIAYNTSSGQWQQIGINSFVAEDQCTASYPSGYVRLTSFLNFIAETTNGAVAS; encoded by the exons ATGCGTCAAGGAAAACAGTGGTGTGAAATTAAAAGCCAACTTCCGACAGACAATAAAGCACGAAGTAAAGCCATGGGGACAAATTGCGAGAGATCCCTAATGCTAATTTTATTGGCAAATATCACGGTTTTTGGCCTGCAAAATGAACTGCCATCAAGGGATATA CAAGGCCGAATTATATCGGGAAGTCaagcaaaaattggacaattTCCATGGCAAGTCATTCTGAAGCGAGACGAATGGGATGATCTACTTTGTGGGGCATCGATAATATCCGAGAACTGGGTATTGACGGCAGCACATTGTGCATCTGGCCATGACTCCCTATTCCTGATGTTCGGTAGCGTTCAGCTGAACAACGAAAGCGCTCAGAACATGACTTCAACGAATATCTTCGTCCATCCGAACTACAACGAGAATTTGAACAACGATGTGGCGCTGATCCTGCTGCCTGAGCCACTGCAATTCTCGAGCAACGTTCAGGCCATACAGCTGGTGGGGGAGTCCCAGGCGTCGAACTCGTTTGTGGGCACCACAGCCACCGTGGCCGGATTCGGACTGATGGACGACGAGTATCTGGACTATTCGCCAACACTGCTGTTCGCCCAAGTGGAGGTCATCGACAACAAGGAGTGCCTGCCCATCTTTGGCACCGCCGTCGTCCTGTACTCGACCATGTGTGCCCGGGGCCTGGGCGGAAGCAACATGTCCATCTGCAGTGGCGATTCCGGCGGACCCCTGATTGCGTACAACACCAGCAGCGGACAGTGGCAGCAGATCGGCATTAACTCGTTCGTCGCCGAAGATCAATGCACCGCCAGCTACCCCTCTGGCTATGTCCGTCTCACCTCTTTTCTTAACTTTATTGCCGAGACAACAAATGGCGCGGTTGCAAGTTGA
- the LOC128260517 gene encoding 39S ribosomal protein L3, mitochondrial gives MMRSVIHQLMGLRLSGGCGVAVTQVREKGHLSRPRLRNPQWFLRKEVTRYDDHMTAENKQFVNELGGENFGVPAIKKDVQENLIKTKEAAANEASWNPGLRRCGLIARKIGQYPLWLKNGERIRTTLLQIADNHVIKYIPPEEYLPAQTPKVHNLSKRGCILVGAETTNPVLLTKEYSGIFRDSGVVPKKNLARFIVSPEAKIEPGTPLNVNHFGVGDFVDVRGKTVDHGFQGVVKRHGFKGMPASHGVTKTHRRAGNIGGGGEKGRVWPGTKMPGHMGNRWRIIKGLRVWRINTKYNVMWVQGSSVPGPTGGLVYIYDTILPLRKNKEAPPFPTFYGELPQSADDIWYEKVHDFKNESITYENE, from the exons aTGATGCGGAGTGTTATCCATCAACTAATGGGCCTAAG GCTTAGTGGTGGCTGTGGAGTTGCGGTCACGCAGGTGCGTGAAAAGGGCCACTTGAGCAGACCCCGACTGCGGAATCCTCAATGGTTTTTGCGCAAAGAAGTCACA AGGTACGATGATCATATGACAGCAGAGAACAAACAGTTTGTCAATGAATTGGGTGGTGAAAACTTCGGCGTTCCAGCAATCAAAAAAGATGTCCAGGAGAATTTGATCAAGACCAAAGAAGCAGCCGCGAATGAGGCATCTTGGAACCCGGGCTTAAGGCGGTGCGGTCTGATAGCCCGCAAAATTGGTCAATATCCCTTGTGGCTTAAGAACGGCGAAAGGATACGGACCACTCTGTTGCAGATTGCGGACAACCATGTCATTAAATACATTCCTCCGGAGGAGTATTTACCTGCGCAGACACCCAAAGTACACAATTTAAGCAAGCGAGGTTGCATTCTCGTCGGCGCGGAGACCACAAATCCCGTTCTGTTGACCAAAGAGTACTCAGGGATTTTCCGAGATTCGGGTGTTGTGCCCAAGAAAAACCTGGCACGATTCATTGTTTCACCAGAGGCTAAAATAGAGCCCGGAACTCCCTTGAATGTAAATCACTTTGGCGTTGGTGACTTTGTCGATGTTCGCGGCAAAAC AGTTGACCATGGTTTCCAAGGTGTTGTCAAGCGTCACGGCTTCAAAGGAATGCCTGCATCCCATGGTGTTACCAAGACACATCGCCGTGCCGGTAATATTGGCGGAGGAGGCGAAAAGGGCCGCGTCTGGCCCGGTACAAAGATGCCCGGACATATGGGCAATCGGTGGCGTATTATCAAGGGCCTTCGTGTGTGGCGTATTAACACAAAGTACAACGTGATGTGGGTGCAAGGCAGCTCAGTGCCCGGTCCCACCGGAGGTCTGGTGTACATATACGATACCATACTGCCACTGCGAAAGAATAAAGAAGCCCCGCCATTTCCAACTTTTTACGGCGAGCTGCCGCAATCTGCCGATGATATATGGTATGAGAAGGTGCACGACTTCAAAAACGAGTCGATAACATATGAAAACGAATAA